A window from Mycobacterium saskatchewanense encodes these proteins:
- a CDS encoding SPFH domain-containing protein, producing the protein MEGAVAGLVLLAVLVIFAIVVVAKSVALIPQAEAAVIERLGRYSRTVSGQLTLLVPFIDRVRARVDLRERVVSFPPQPVITEDNLTLNIDTVVYFQVTNPQAAVYQISNYIVGVEQLTTTTLRNVVGGMTLEQTLTSRDQINGQLRGVLDEATGRWGLRVARVELRSIDPPPSIQASMEKQMKADREKRAMILTAEGTREAAIKQAEGAKQAQILAAEGAKQAAILAAEAERQSRMLRAQGERAASYLQAQGQAKAIEKTFAAIKAGRPTPEMLAYQYLQTLPEMARGDANKVWVVPSDFSAALQGFTKLLGAPGEDGVFRFQPSPVEDAPKHSADDDADVADWFSTETDPAIAQAVAKAEAIARQPVDGAHGAPPELIQ; encoded by the coding sequence GTGGAAGGTGCGGTAGCTGGGTTGGTGTTGCTGGCCGTATTAGTGATTTTCGCCATCGTGGTGGTGGCCAAATCGGTGGCCCTGATCCCTCAGGCCGAGGCGGCCGTGATCGAGCGGCTGGGCCGCTACAGCCGCACGGTGAGCGGGCAGCTGACGCTGTTGGTGCCGTTCATCGACCGCGTCCGCGCGCGGGTGGACCTGCGCGAACGGGTGGTGTCCTTTCCGCCGCAGCCGGTGATCACCGAGGACAACCTGACGCTCAACATCGACACCGTCGTGTATTTCCAGGTCACCAACCCGCAGGCAGCGGTCTACCAGATCAGCAACTACATCGTCGGTGTCGAACAGCTGACGACCACCACGCTGCGCAACGTGGTCGGCGGGATGACGCTCGAGCAAACATTGACCTCGCGCGACCAGATCAACGGCCAGCTGCGCGGCGTGCTCGACGAGGCCACCGGCCGGTGGGGCCTGCGGGTGGCACGGGTGGAATTGCGCAGCATCGACCCGCCGCCGTCGATTCAGGCGTCGATGGAGAAGCAGATGAAGGCCGACCGGGAGAAGCGGGCGATGATCCTGACGGCCGAGGGCACCCGGGAGGCGGCGATCAAGCAGGCCGAGGGCGCCAAGCAGGCGCAGATCCTGGCAGCCGAGGGCGCGAAGCAGGCCGCGATCCTGGCCGCCGAGGCCGAACGCCAATCCCGGATGCTGCGCGCGCAGGGTGAGCGCGCCGCGTCCTACCTCCAGGCGCAGGGGCAGGCGAAGGCGATCGAGAAGACCTTCGCGGCGATCAAGGCGGGCAGGCCGACCCCGGAGATGCTGGCTTACCAGTACCTGCAGACGCTGCCCGAGATGGCGCGCGGCGACGCCAACAAGGTCTGGGTGGTACCCAGCGATTTCAGCGCGGCGCTGCAGGGGTTCACCAAGCTGCTGGGCGCGCCGGGCGAGGACGGGGTGTTCCGGTTCCAGCCCTCCCCGGTCGAGGATGCGCCCAAACACAGCGCCGACGACGACGCCGACGTCGCTGACTGGTTCTCCACCGAGACCGACCCGGCGATCGCACAGGCGGTGGCCAAGGCCGAGGCGATCGCCCGCCAGCCGGTGGACGGCGCGCACGGGGCTCCTCCGGAACTCATACAGTAG
- a CDS encoding DoxX family protein yields MTALTSPKTYAGLAAFHAVDAVACAIPLAPIKKTLDDVGLPENIRPVLPVVKGAAAVGLISVTWFPALARLTTAMLTLYFALAVGAHIRAGDKPVKALPAASFLALFAAMTVTGPERR; encoded by the coding sequence ATGACTGCTCTGACGTCCCCGAAAACCTATGCGGGACTTGCCGCGTTCCACGCCGTCGACGCGGTCGCCTGCGCGATCCCGCTCGCTCCCATCAAGAAGACCCTGGACGACGTGGGGCTCCCGGAGAACATTCGGCCGGTGCTGCCGGTCGTCAAGGGGGCGGCCGCCGTCGGGCTGATCTCGGTCACCTGGTTCCCGGCCCTGGCGCGCTTGACGACGGCGATGCTGACGCTGTACTTCGCCCTTGCCGTCGGTGCCCACATCCGCGCGGGCGACAAGCCGGTCAAGGCGCTTCCGGCCGCGTCGTTCCTGGCGCTGTTCGCCGCGATGACGGTCACGGGGCCCGAGCGCCGCTAG
- a CDS encoding GntR family transcriptional regulator: MLRRMFLDRQFVPGEQLIPGRLSQLLGVSRTPVREALALFERDGVVRQEHTRQRGHRPLAAAADGDPGGPPSCLGSERTEFNVAASPQSPRYRGRGPCGKKSPRLQSRRRGQTRRIVRDHVDGSV; encoded by the coding sequence GTGCTCAGGCGGATGTTCCTCGACAGACAATTCGTTCCTGGCGAGCAGCTGATTCCTGGTCGATTGAGCCAACTCCTCGGTGTTTCTCGCACGCCGGTACGCGAGGCGCTGGCGCTGTTCGAGCGCGACGGTGTCGTCCGGCAAGAGCACACGCGGCAACGTGGTCATCGACCCCTCGCCGCAGCAGCTGATGGAGATCCTGGAGGCCCCCCGTCCTGCCTCGGTTCAGAACGGACGGAATTCAACGTGGCAGCGTCGCCCCAATCGCCGCGGTACCGGGGACGAGGTCCATGCGGGAAAAAGTCGCCCCGGTTGCAATCTCGGCGCAGAGGCCAGACCCGGCGTATCGTACGAGACCATGTGGACGGATCGGTGTAG
- a CDS encoding nicotinamide phosphoribosyltransferase domain-containing protein yields the protein MLRILSNFDNLILNTDTYNHSHWNIYPPGTEYVSSYIESRGDLFPAHLFVGLQAFVKKHLVRPLTIDDIDEAGTRHPPARDPVQPEGRLGAVNHHGGRLPVQTQVVPDGTVLPKRVCWCGQWKSTWNIHGRQVLSKPPSHRKSRASRPDQHARADAMGAWRIRGARAAISRELIDNKGT from the coding sequence GTGCTACGAATACTGTCGAATTTTGATAACCTCATTTTGAACACCGACACTTACAACCACTCGCACTGGAATATTTACCCGCCGGGTACCGAATATGTGTCGAGTTATATCGAATCACGGGGCGACCTATTTCCGGCGCACCTGTTTGTCGGATTGCAGGCGTTCGTCAAGAAACACCTGGTGCGGCCGCTGACGATCGACGACATCGACGAGGCCGGGACCCGTCACCCGCCAGCACGAGATCCCGTTCAACCGGAAGGCCGGCTCGGTGCGGTCAACCACCATGGCGGCCGGCTGCCGGTGCAGACCCAGGTCGTGCCCGACGGTACGGTGCTGCCCAAACGGGTGTGCTGGTGCGGGCAGTGGAAATCGACGTGGAATATCCATGGGCGACAAGTGCTTTCGAAGCCGCCCTCACATCGGAAGTCCAGGGCATCCCGGCCTGACCAACACGCGCGGGCGGACGCGATGGGTGCCTGGCGTATCCGCGGTGCCCGCGCCGCCATTAGTCGAGAACTCATTGACAACAAAGGAACGTGA
- a CDS encoding orotidine 5'-phosphate decarboxylase / HUMPS family protein: MSTPRVQSAQVGELVPGTTHGIIPALDVPSTAVVRDIVVATSSVPGVVGYKLGLATVLELGLAAAVDLVTTLTDLPIIYDHQKAGLDIPSNADNFARSLSAAGVTAAVVFPIAGPRATVEYISAMRVAGIVPLVGGLLPIPDYTQAAGGWVSDDVLEHVTRIALAHNEKHIVVPAGAHIGSIVRVAEETGIRPRLFVPGISASGRELEALSDVVDRISGVYPIVGRAVVAADDPATAAARLVSALNDAVSAGGGIR; encoded by the coding sequence ATGAGCACACCTAGAGTGCAATCCGCACAGGTCGGCGAGCTTGTGCCCGGCACGACCCACGGCATCATCCCTGCGCTGGACGTCCCTTCTACCGCCGTGGTGCGCGACATCGTCGTCGCTACCAGCTCGGTGCCCGGGGTGGTTGGCTACAAATTGGGCCTGGCCACCGTCCTCGAACTGGGACTGGCCGCCGCCGTAGACCTCGTCACCACGCTGACCGACTTGCCCATCATCTACGACCACCAAAAGGCGGGCCTGGATATTCCCAGCAATGCCGACAACTTCGCCCGTTCGCTGAGCGCCGCCGGAGTCACCGCGGCGGTCGTTTTCCCGATCGCGGGGCCGCGTGCCACCGTGGAGTACATCTCGGCGATGCGTGTCGCCGGCATCGTTCCGTTGGTCGGCGGTCTGTTGCCCATTCCTGATTACACACAGGCGGCGGGGGGTTGGGTCAGTGACGACGTGCTCGAACACGTTACGCGGATCGCGTTGGCGCACAATGAAAAACATATCGTCGTCCCGGCGGGCGCCCACATCGGCTCGATAGTTCGCGTGGCCGAGGAGACGGGAATTCGGCCGCGGCTGTTCGTGCCGGGCATCAGCGCGTCCGGCCGTGAACTGGAGGCCCTGTCTGACGTGGTGGACCGCATTTCCGGCGTGTATCCGATCGTCGGCCGAGCGGTGGTGGCGGCCGACGACCCCGCGACTGCTGCGGCGCGGCTGGTGTCGGCGCTCAATGACGCGGTTTCGGCGGGCGGGGGGATCCGATGA
- a CDS encoding CinA family protein: protein MSSLFPAAIQASADQLVRAAADAGLRIATAETVTGGLLAATLTEVPGVSKVFERGFVLYHQDAKTTGLGVDPALAAEYGAVSQPVTSALALGLANNTDADVGVAVTGYAGPTGGNDNDPVGTIYLAGFDRDGRAIGQREVFTGDRLTVKLSAVAAALALLQKLVSGLVDT from the coding sequence ATGAGCTCGTTGTTCCCTGCCGCGATCCAGGCCAGCGCCGACCAGCTTGTCCGCGCTGCCGCTGATGCCGGCTTGCGCATCGCAACCGCCGAGACCGTCACCGGTGGTCTGCTGGCGGCCACCCTCACCGAAGTGCCTGGCGTGTCAAAGGTCTTTGAACGGGGCTTTGTGCTCTATCACCAGGACGCGAAGACCACTGGGCTCGGAGTGGACCCTGCCTTGGCGGCCGAGTATGGGGCGGTCAGCCAGCCCGTAACGTCCGCGCTCGCGCTGGGGTTGGCGAACAATACCGACGCCGATGTCGGTGTCGCGGTCACCGGTTATGCCGGGCCTACGGGCGGCAACGACAATGATCCGGTCGGCACCATCTATCTGGCGGGTTTCGACCGCGACGGGCGTGCGATCGGTCAGCGCGAGGTGTTCACCGGTGATCGGCTAACCGTGAAACTCTCGGCGGTGGCCGCCGCGCTGGCGCTGTTGCAGAAGCTGGTTTCGGGATTGGTGGACACATGA